The Bacteroidia bacterium DNA segment TCACTCCCATGTCGTATGTTACTGATAAAGAGAAATCTGCTTATGGATATGGCGATACCGAATTAGGGATGAAGTTTAGATTTGTTAATAGAGATTCAGGACGTTTTCAAATAGGGGTTTTCCCATTAATAGAACTACCGACAGGCAATGCAAATAAAGACCTCGGAAGTGGCAACACCTCCATTTATATTCCGATATGGATTCAAAAAGCAATTGGTAAGTGGACTTCTTATGGCGGTGGTGGATATTGGATAAACCCAGGTAAAGGAAACCAAAATTATGAATTTGTTGGTTGCCAAACTCAGTACCAAATTATAAAATCCACAAGTATTGGATGCGAAGCATATTACGTTACAGCAAGCCAAATAGGAGGAAAGGGAGACTTTAGATTTAGGCTTGGTTCCGTAATTGATTTTAATGATTATCACCATTTATTGTTTTCAATAGGTCGAAGTATTATCGGTGATACAAATCTGCAATGGTATTTAGGCTACCAATTAACTATTTGAGGCTTGTGAACAAACAACGCACAAAAAGCTTTTGAACTTATTATGCCTCGTAGGCACATGTGTGTGAGGGCTTGTTTTTTTGTGCTTCGAAAAAATAATTGCACTTTTGGTTGATAAAGAAAAGATCTTTTTTGGATAGAAAGCATACAAGTTTAATGTATCACGAAGCACAACGCACAAAGCTAATCCTTCAGCTTTGCGTTTACAGGGTAGGAACAGAATAGAATTTTCAAGTGCATTTATAATTCCTTTAGAATGTCTTTTGGCTAAAAGGAATCCTAAAATTCAATTCAAATAGATGTAGTTTAAAAAGAGTTCTGAAACTAAAAATTATTTAATACTATCTTGCTGTGTAGTAGTAGGCGTAATTATAGTATTTGAATCAATTTCTTTGTGCATGATTTTCCCACCAAGATAACCGACATAAGCCATTCCAATAAATGAAATAATTGAAACGAGGAGTGTTGCCCGAATGAGGAAAGTGGTGTATTTCATTTTCTTATAGTCAACATAAATATACGCGAGAGCAAGAATCCCTGTTAGTTCTACCAGCCAAAATAAGCTGTCAGCCGCCTCATCGTGATTATGTATATCTGTTTTGTTTATACCCGGAAGCATTTTAACAATGTGCGCTGTCCCATCACCCGTTAGATAAACAACAATAGTGATTAAGGCAATAATGACTAAAAAATACATAGATATAGTAATAACTTCCTGTTTTTTCCTGAACGTGCCATAAGCCAAAATGCTGGAGACAATTAATAACCCAACAATGGGAAAATGATTTAGCAGTAAGTGTATATGAGCTGGATCCATAAGAATATTATTTTAAATTAAGAACAAATTAAAGCTATTTTTCAGTTGGTTGTGATATAAAAATTATAAATTTAAATGATACTAATTTCGGTGGAAGCTGATAAGTTTAGGCTTCAACAATCATTTTACCTGTATTTTCACCTTTAAATAAGCCTAATAAGGCTTCCGGTAATTTATCAAATCCTTTAATTATTGTTTCAGTAAATTTCAATTTATTTTCTTTTACCCATTGTGTTAATTGTTTAATGCCTTCCGGAAAATCATTTTTATAATTACCAACAATAAAGCCCTGCATTAATACACTTCTGGTAAGTAGCATAGGTTGCAGTCGAGGACCCATTGGTATTTCGGTAGTGTTATATAGAGATATTTGTCCGCATAAAGGAATACGAGCATTAAAATTAATATTACTAATAACAGCATCGGATATTTTGCCACCTACTCCATCAAAATAAATATCAACCCCTTTAGGAGCGGCTTCTGCAATAGCATCGGATAAGTTGGCGACAGTTTTGTAATTGATAGCTTCATCAAAACCATATTTTTCTTTTAGTAATTTTATTTTTTCATCAGATCCTGCAATGCCAATTACACGACAACCTTTTATTTTTGCAATTTGTCCCACTACTAAACCTACTGCACCAGCCGCTGCCGATACAACAACTGTTTCGCCCGCTTTTGGTTTACCTATGTGTATTAAGCCAAAATAGGCGGTTAAGCCCGTCATTCCTAAAATATCTAAATGATAACTTATAGGAGCTATTGAAGGATCAATTTTTTGTAAGCCTTTTTCTTGTGTAATGGTTTGCTCGCGCCAAGGTAACATACCTGCAACGATATCACCTTTTATAAATTTATTTGTTTTACTTTCAATAACTTTTGCAATAACCCCACCTTCTATAGCTTGATTGAGCAGAAACGGTGGAACATACGATTTTGCATCGTTCATCCTGCCTCGCATGTATGGATCTACTGAATAATACAAACTCTTCAATAAAACTTCGTCCTCCTTTATTTCAGGCAAATCTATTTCTTCGAGTTTGAAATTATCAAGCCTTGGTGTGCCTTTTGGTCTTGATGAAAGTATAAATTGTTTTGTGTTCATGAGATAGTTTTTTTTAGGATTAGTTTCACAAAGGAAAAAACATCTAATTTATATAGCATTGTATATTAATAAAGAAAACTTGCATATATCACAGCATCTTTAATTTGAAAGATTTGTTGAACAATTCAAGAGCCTATTTGAATAAGTTATTTTTTATTGAATTCAGGGTAAAGGTAACGCATATCTTGCTATTGTATATGACGTTTATCATCTCAGGATTCAAAAAAACATCAAGATTATTATGGATTTTACTTGTCATTTTTTAACCAACGAAATGCACTTCCCTTAAACATTATATAGTGTTCAAAATGTAATTATATTTGTCAGCTAAAGCAGTGTACTTTTATTTGAAAGAATAGAACTCTGATACGTCAGCTTCGCGTCCACGGGGCTTTTGGTTTTGTGAATTGAAAAAATAATTTTTCAACCCACGTTTTTCAATTGCAAAATAATCCTTTTACTAGAATGTTCTAAGTTTTAGATTCACTTGGCAATAGGAGCAAGTAATGGCTCGTAAATTGGATAATCAGTATATCCTTCTTTGTTAGGGGTATAAAATAAATCCATCCGTAAATCTTTTGATACAGGCCAGTCATGTTTATATCTTTCAACTAAATCAGGGTTACAAATAAACGGGCGACCAAAAGCGATAAGATCAGCTAATCCACTTTCAATATCGGCTTCTGCTCTTTCCTTATCATAATTACCGGATTGTATAATAGTGTTTTTAAATATCTCTCTAACAGCTTTTTTTATTTCCATCGGCACTGTAGGCGCACCCATTGCTGAATGATCAACAAGATGTATATAGGCTATTCCCAGTTTATTAAGCTGCTCGGCAAGGTATTTATAAGTTGCATCAATTTCAGGATAGGGTTTCATATCATTTGTCACTCCGAAGGGCGATAGGCGAATTCCAGTTCTTCCTTCTCCAATTGCTTCGGCAACAGCTGCTACAACTTCAATAACAAACCTGCAACGGTTTTCAATAGTTCCTCCATAAATATCCTTGCGCATATTACTTTGTGGCGAAAGGAATTGTTCAAGTAGATAGCCATTGGCGCCGTGTAGTTCTACTCCATCAAAACTCGCCTTCATTGCATTTATAGCGGAATCTACATACTCTGCTTTTGTATGAGTAATATCCTTAATGGTCATTTCTGTTGGAACAGGAAAGTCTTGCAGTTGCTTTGTATCAGTAAACATTTGACCTGCCGCTTTTATTGCCGATGGTGCAAGTATAGTAGAACCTTTCGGCATATTAAGGACGTGACTTATTCTTCCGGTATGCATAAGTTGAACAAATATCTTTCCTTCCTTTTTATGCACTGCCAAAGTTGTTTTTTTCCATCCTGCAATTTGCTCTTTACTAAACATGCCTGGTATACGTGCATAGCCGAGCCCGTTAGGCGATGGTGAGGTGCCTTCAGTTATAATGAGCCCTGCATCTGAACGTTGCTCATAATATTCGGACATTAATTCATTTGGGATATTGCTAATAGCTCTGCTTCTGGTAAGCGGACACATTACAATCCTGTTCTTAACCTTTATTTCGCCAACTGTAAATGGCGTAAATAATTTGTATTCTTTCATATTCCCTTTAATTTAATTAGTTATGACAATCGTGTTGCCTCTTGTATTCGCAAGATCTTTGTTGCTAATTGTGATAGCATTCAATAAAACTGTTATACTGAACAATTTTACTTTAAAGCATTTCCTGTTTTGTATACTTTCTTAGACATTATCTGCCTTTGTTTTATCACTTTCTTTATTTATTTTTTCCTGCCCAATTCCCATGGTCAACGCTGTTAATCCTGCCATGCTGCCCAGTTGCATCGTATCCACTGCTGAGCTTGGAACAATTACAATAGTTGAATTTTCTTTTAGTCCTTCATAGAGCATATTCATCGCCCGTAAATGGAGGGCTACCGGATTATTTGCATAGGTTAAAGCTGCCTCCGCAAACTTCTCCGCAACTTGTCTTTCTGAATCGCCTAAGATTACACGTGCTTGTCGTTCACGCTCTGCCTGAGCTTGCATAGACATTGCATCTTCCAATGAAGGCGGAATTAAAACATCTTTTATTTCAACAGAATTAACTTTAATACCCCAAGGTTCCGTGCGATCATCAATAATTTTTTGCAGTACACTGCTAATTTTATCTCTACCTTCAAGCATTTCAGACAGCATCGTTTTTCCAATAACATCACGTAATGCAGTTTGAGATGCCCAGCTAATCGCGCTAATATAGTTTGCCACTTCAAGAGCCGCTTTTTTGGGATCTAATACTTTCCAAAACAATACAGCATCAACATCTACCGGCACGGTATCTTTTGTCAGGGTTTTTTCCGCAGTAAATGTAGTGGTGATAACACGTGTATCAATACAATAAGGAATAGTATCAAGGATAGGAATGATAAAAAATAATCCGGGACCTCTGAGTGATTGAAATTGACCGAGGCGCAACACTACCATTTTTTCCCATGGGTCAGCAATTCGGATGGAGGATGAAATTATCAGTGCAAGCACAAAAGCGCAAACTGCAATAATATCACATTCTATAGTATTTGAAGCGTTACTATAGGAATAAGACACTAACAAACCAGTGCCAAAAATCACTATAAATATGAGTACGGAAAATAAACTTTTAGTTTTCATTGTTAGCTTTATTTTTGATTAAGTTATTTGATATAAATTATATTTCGACTTTATTTATCCCAATCATTTGGACTGTTCTTTATGCTACAGGGATTCTTTACACACTACAAATTTGCCCGTATCTCTTTTAAAAAACATTACATTTTTCTTAAAATAAGTTACATTGTTTACAGATTTGTTTTTGAAGGAATAACTGATTTTTCTCCTCATTCGTCTAAAAGGCGAAAAATAAAAAAACTAAACGCTTGTTTAAATTAAACGTTTGTTTAGTTTTGCGCCCGCTATGAAAGAAGTGCCCCTCAAAAAAGAAGCATTGTTAGAAGTTGCCGAAGTTCTTTTCGCCGAAAAAGGCTTCGAAGGAACTTCCGTGCGCGACATTGCTCTAAAGGCAAACGTAAACGTAGCGATGATTTCTTATTATTTCGGCTCAAAGGAAAAAATGTTGGAAGCCTTGATTGAATATAGAAGTGTGGAGGGATTCAAAAAATTAGAAGAATTAAATGCCAACCAACAATTGGATCCAAAAAGCAAGATAGAGCGTGTGGTGGATTTATATGTAGATAAAATTTTATCCAATCAGCCTATCCATAATATTATGTCGCGCCAACTTTCTTTATTAAAAGATGGAAATGTTCGAGATAAAATAATTGCTTTTAAAATGAAAAATGTGGAGGAAATCCGAAAAATTATTTTAGACGGACAAAAGAAAAAAGTATTTCGAAACATAGATGTGGAAATGACGATTAGCACACTTGTTGGAGCTATTTCGCAAATTACAATGTCCAAGCCCTTTTATTGTAGCCTTGCTAACATTGATTTTTCGGATGATGCGAGCTACACTAAAAAAATAAAACCACGATTAAAAAAACATTTAAAATCTATTCTGTTAGCGCATTTAGATATAAAAAGCAAGTAAAATGAACTCGATAAAATCAATTTTTAAAGTACGTATGAAAAATTATTTTTTGGCAGTACTCGGAATTTTGTTTAGCAGCGCCTTGTTCGCACAACAAACGCAACAAATTTCGTTAAACGATGCCATTCAATTAGGACTAAAAAATAGTCATCAACTAAAATTGGTGCAAGCAAAAATAGCTGCTGCCGTTGCCACAGCCGCAGAAGACAAAGATTATACCTTGCCTTCTGCAAAAGCGAATGCCGGATATTCGCGTTATGATGTGGTTTCGCCTTTCGAATTAATTTTTGGCGGAAATCCTCATCCTTTGTTTACACTGGAACCGAGCATTTTTAACGCTTACATGGGATCTGTGTCTGTAAACGAAGGACTATTTGAAGGATTCAAATTAAAATATTTGCGTCAATCTGCGGATTACTTGCAACAGGCTGCAAAAATGGATGCAGACAAAGATAAAAACGATTTTATTTTCAGCATCGTGGAAGCCTATTACAACATCTACAAAATGGAAGCCTCCAAAAAAGTAATTTCTCAAAGCCTTGATCAAACTGCGCAACAGGTAAAAGAAGTACAAGATTTTTTGAATCAAGGATTGGCAACCAGCAACGACTTATTGAAAGTAGAATTGCAACAATCCAATATCCAACTTTCGGAAATGGACGTTGACAATACGCTCAAAATTATTCGTTACAATTTTAATTTAATGATTGGATTGCCCGATAGCACTAATATTTCCATTGATACCACTATTGCTGTATCTGCAAAAACAATTTCGCCCTTTGCCAATTATTTGCAAAATGCGATGGACGGAAGAAGCGAATTAAAGTCCTCTGATTTGCAACTGAAAGCGGCACAAGCCAATATCGGAATGATTAAAAGTGTGTATTATCCTTCGGTAGGACTTGGTTTGGGTTATAATTACATCAACCCAACCAGCGATTTTATTCCAGCAACCGATCAATTTATTTCGGCTTGGAACGTAGGAATTAATGTGTCTTACAACATTGCTTCGCTGTACACAACAAAAAATAAATTGGAGGTTGCAAAAGCACAATTGGCGGAAATACAAGAAGGACAAGATCAAATTTCGGACGGAATAAAAATGGAAGTAAACACTGGTTTTGTGGAGTATCAACAAACACAAGAAAAAATAACGGTGTTGCAAAAATCGGTGGAAC contains these protein-coding regions:
- a CDS encoding TolC family protein, translating into MKNYFLAVLGILFSSALFAQQTQQISLNDAIQLGLKNSHQLKLVQAKIAAAVATAAEDKDYTLPSAKANAGYSRYDVVSPFELIFGGNPHPLFTLEPSIFNAYMGSVSVNEGLFEGFKLKYLRQSADYLQQAAKMDADKDKNDFIFSIVEAYYNIYKMEASKKVISQSLDQTAQQVKEVQDFLNQGLATSNDLLKVELQQSNIQLSEMDVDNTLKIIRYNFNLMIGLPDSTNISIDTTIAVSAKTISPFANYLQNAMDGRSELKSSDLQLKAAQANIGMIKSVYYPSVGLGLGYNYINPTSDFIPATDQFISAWNVGINVSYNIASLYTTKNKLEVAKAQLAEIQEGQDQISDGIKMEVNTGFVEYQQTQEKITVLQKSVEQATENDRIVKSKFDNHVALLSDLLDADVALYQTKIALATAQADAEIAYNKLLKSIGSIK
- a CDS encoding alkene reductase, with the translated sequence MKEYKLFTPFTVGEIKVKNRIVMCPLTRSRAISNIPNELMSEYYEQRSDAGLIITEGTSPSPNGLGYARIPGMFSKEQIAGWKKTTLAVHKKEGKIFVQLMHTGRISHVLNMPKGSTILAPSAIKAAGQMFTDTKQLQDFPVPTEMTIKDITHTKAEYVDSAINAMKASFDGVELHGANGYLLEQFLSPQSNMRKDIYGGTIENRCRFVIEVVAAVAEAIGEGRTGIRLSPFGVTNDMKPYPEIDATYKYLAEQLNKLGIAYIHLVDHSAMGAPTVPMEIKKAVREIFKNTIIQSGNYDKERAEADIESGLADLIAFGRPFICNPDLVERYKHDWPVSKDLRMDLFYTPNKEGYTDYPIYEPLLAPIAK
- a CDS encoding TetR family transcriptional regulator, whose product is MKEVPLKKEALLEVAEVLFAEKGFEGTSVRDIALKANVNVAMISYYFGSKEKMLEALIEYRSVEGFKKLEELNANQQLDPKSKIERVVDLYVDKILSNQPIHNIMSRQLSLLKDGNVRDKIIAFKMKNVEEIRKIILDGQKKKVFRNIDVEMTISTLVGAISQITMSKPFYCSLANIDFSDDASYTKKIKPRLKKHLKSILLAHLDIKSK
- a CDS encoding slipin family protein, translating into MKTKSLFSVLIFIVIFGTGLLVSYSYSNASNTIECDIIAVCAFVLALIISSSIRIADPWEKMVVLRLGQFQSLRGPGLFFIIPILDTIPYCIDTRVITTTFTAEKTLTKDTVPVDVDAVLFWKVLDPKKAALEVANYISAISWASQTALRDVIGKTMLSEMLEGRDKISSVLQKIIDDRTEPWGIKVNSVEIKDVLIPPSLEDAMSMQAQAERERQARVILGDSERQVAEKFAEAALTYANNPVALHLRAMNMLYEGLKENSTIVIVPSSAVDTMQLGSMAGLTALTMGIGQEKINKESDKTKADNV
- a CDS encoding NADP-dependent oxidoreductase, which codes for MNTKQFILSSRPKGTPRLDNFKLEEIDLPEIKEDEVLLKSLYYSVDPYMRGRMNDAKSYVPPFLLNQAIEGGVIAKVIESKTNKFIKGDIVAGMLPWREQTITQEKGLQKIDPSIAPISYHLDILGMTGLTAYFGLIHIGKPKAGETVVVSAAAGAVGLVVGQIAKIKGCRVIGIAGSDEKIKLLKEKYGFDEAINYKTVANLSDAIAEAAPKGVDIYFDGVGGKISDAVISNINFNARIPLCGQISLYNTTEIPMGPRLQPMLLTRSVLMQGFIVGNYKNDFPEGIKQLTQWVKENKLKFTETIIKGFDKLPEALLGLFKGENTGKMIVEA